Proteins found in one Limnobaculum xujianqingii genomic segment:
- the gspG gene encoding type II secretion system major pseudopilin GspG produces MKNQIVNQESARSQSGFTLMEIMVVIVILGVLASLVIPNLMGNKERADRQKAVSDIVALENTLDMYKLDNGRYPTSEQGLKALVTKPELQPVPKNYRSDGYIRRLPTDPWNNDYLIVSPGEHGPIDVFSVGPDGEANTADDVTNWDMDKKTEAEPGQK; encoded by the coding sequence ATGAAAAATCAAATTGTTAATCAAGAGAGCGCACGGAGCCAGTCGGGTTTTACTCTGATGGAAATCATGGTGGTTATCGTTATTTTGGGCGTTTTAGCCAGTTTAGTCATCCCTAACCTGATGGGAAACAAAGAGCGTGCGGACCGACAAAAAGCGGTGAGTGATATCGTCGCGTTGGAAAATACCCTTGATATGTACAAGCTGGATAACGGACGTTATCCAACCTCTGAACAGGGCCTTAAAGCGCTGGTCACCAAGCCTGAGCTGCAGCCGGTGCCTAAAAATTATCGTTCAGATGGCTATATTCGTCGTCTGCCGACCGACCCGTGGAACAATGACTATTTAATTGTGAGCCCGGGAGAACATGGTCCAATTGATGTGTTCTCTGTTGGTCCGGATGGTGAGGCAAATACCGCCGATGATGTCACCAACTGGGATATGGATAAGAAAACTGAAGCTGAACCGGGACAAAAATAA
- the gspH gene encoding type II secretion system minor pseudopilin GspH — protein sequence MSSHRSRGFTLLEVMLTLVIFAISATIVVMTLPSKSGPGVFGEQFKTLVDYGSSKAVMEGSIVGLTLTYQEYQLMILKGNGEGAQDSLQWQPLVAGRITTKGEFPEGLRVTIEPQKMALSLNDPPQIIFLPDGEISLFRLTFEGEDRKDVYSVVSQGASPVEVVNGYGNEAKEAKDEKEAQ from the coding sequence ATGTCCAGCCATCGCTCCCGCGGTTTTACGCTACTTGAAGTCATGCTAACGCTGGTGATTTTTGCCATCAGCGCCACCATTGTGGTGATGACATTACCTTCAAAAAGCGGGCCGGGAGTGTTTGGCGAACAGTTTAAGACACTGGTGGATTACGGTTCAAGTAAGGCTGTTATGGAGGGAAGCATCGTGGGCCTGACGCTAACCTATCAGGAATATCAGTTGATGATTCTGAAAGGAAACGGCGAGGGGGCACAGGATAGCCTGCAATGGCAGCCCCTGGTGGCGGGGCGTATCACCACCAAAGGTGAGTTTCCGGAGGGTCTGCGCGTCACTATCGAGCCGCAGAAAATGGCACTGAGTTTAAACGATCCTCCACAAATTATTTTTTTACCGGACGGTGAGATTAGTTTATTCAGACTGACATTCGAGGGAGAGGACAGAAAAGATGTCTATTCTGTGGTCTCTCAAGGGGCATCGCCGGTTGAGGTGGTGAACGGCTACGGTAACGAAGCTAAAGAGGCAAAAGATGAGAAAGAAGCGCAATGA
- the gspI gene encoding type II secretion system minor pseudopilin GspI → MRKKRNELGMTLLEVMVAMAIFSCAALALMNTVTVSSHYTLQLGETLRASWVAENQMAEARLTRRTFTDQPSGNEEIGGQTWYWQARLAQMPSGVKVNEVIVFREGEEEHPLVTLRDASLAGDIK, encoded by the coding sequence ATGAGAAAGAAGCGCAATGAGCTAGGCATGACTCTGCTGGAAGTCATGGTGGCCATGGCTATTTTCTCTTGTGCAGCGTTAGCTCTGATGAATACCGTCACCGTCAGCAGTCACTACACACTACAGTTGGGCGAAACGTTACGCGCCAGTTGGGTGGCGGAAAACCAGATGGCGGAGGCGCGACTAACCCGCCGTACCTTTACCGATCAACCCAGCGGTAATGAAGAGATTGGGGGGCAAACCTGGTACTGGCAGGCGCGATTAGCGCAGATGCCGTCCGGTGTAAAAGTGAATGAAGTGATCGTCTTCCGTGAAGGTGAAGAAGAACATCCGCTGGTTACACTGCGTGATGCTTCACTGGCCGGAGATATAAAATGA
- the gspJ gene encoding type II secretion system minor pseudopilin GspJ yields MNALKRVRQQGFTMMEVIIALVIFAMISMMAWQILNGSMSNSAVSDAQSARFNQLQMTYSRLERDFSQAMPRAPVGSSAAFQLRDGILVLTTQDSVASLGNPQSADLIRVSWWLKDNQVYRGIASVLDGASPADWTRIPMIDRVKKMDWRFFNTDWQPQWEEAEMIPKGIELTLTLEDDTKWRWVFMTPGNWPKGGTSSIQGTDENAPNAGEQKPDADKPGETATPVQGDSSPNAGSAK; encoded by the coding sequence ATGAACGCTTTAAAGCGCGTGCGCCAGCAAGGATTCACCATGATGGAGGTGATTATTGCGCTGGTGATCTTTGCCATGATCAGCATGATGGCCTGGCAAATATTAAACGGTTCCATGAGTAATTCAGCCGTATCGGACGCGCAATCGGCCCGGTTTAACCAGTTACAAATGACTTATAGCCGATTGGAACGTGATTTTTCGCAGGCGATGCCTCGCGCCCCGGTTGGCAGTAGTGCGGCGTTTCAATTACGAGACGGCATCTTGGTTCTGACCACTCAGGACAGCGTAGCCAGTCTGGGAAATCCGCAAAGTGCGGATCTGATACGGGTTTCATGGTGGCTGAAAGATAATCAGGTTTATCGTGGCATTGCCTCGGTACTGGATGGTGCCAGCCCTGCTGACTGGACCAGGATCCCAATGATCGATCGGGTAAAAAAGATGGATTGGCGCTTTTTTAATACCGACTGGCAACCCCAGTGGGAAGAAGCGGAAATGATACCCAAAGGTATCGAGCTGACGTTAACACTGGAAGACGATACGAAATGGCGTTGGGTGTTTATGACTCCTGGCAACTGGCCTAAGGGCGGCACTTCAAGCATTCAGGGGACTGATGAAAACGCTCCTAATGCGGGTGAGCAAAAACCGGATGCGGATAAGCCAGGAGAAACAGCAACGCCAGTGCAAGGCGACAGTTCACCGAATGCAGGAAGTGCTAAATGA
- the gspK gene encoding type II secretion system minor pseudopilin GspK, which yields MNSASKRRQRGVALLVVLILLVLMSVLAARISQQFTRNLQKIQFQLGQQTLRWNSDAAVQLAISRLGDDLADGKKPSSLDQSWAQPINVKTEDYQLDSQVFDAQTCFNVNSLLAPDNSTVSPLPGEKAMTQKVVEYLMTSAGINPATAETLFNELTVYLGIDSGSDNSKASSAAEAFKALQPPRVPAKQMMYSISELKLLPGFPVESYTRLSKLLCALPNTKTKVNINSLTEQQAPLLSGLFLGELTVDDASQLISKRPDSGWETIEAFRDQLEKQFPVEGKEASADSYMTVNSNFFIVYTTGRTDNLTLRFVDNLYLDEETREASRWLHRYRTIE from the coding sequence ATGAATAGCGCATCCAAACGGCGTCAGCGAGGTGTTGCTCTGCTAGTGGTACTGATTCTGTTGGTATTAATGTCGGTGCTGGCTGCCCGTATTAGCCAACAGTTTACGAGAAACCTGCAGAAGATTCAGTTTCAACTGGGCCAGCAAACTTTACGTTGGAATTCTGATGCTGCAGTACAGCTGGCGATTAGCCGGTTGGGCGATGACTTAGCCGATGGAAAAAAGCCCAGCTCACTGGATCAGTCCTGGGCTCAGCCAATAAACGTAAAAACGGAAGATTACCAGTTAGACAGTCAGGTGTTTGATGCGCAAACCTGTTTTAACGTCAATAGCCTGCTGGCACCGGATAACAGTACGGTTTCCCCTCTGCCAGGAGAAAAGGCGATGACGCAAAAAGTGGTGGAATATCTGATGACCAGCGCGGGGATTAACCCGGCAACGGCTGAAACGCTATTTAACGAACTGACGGTGTATTTAGGCATCGATAGCGGCAGTGATAACAGTAAAGCCAGTTCGGCGGCGGAAGCTTTCAAAGCTCTGCAACCGCCAAGAGTACCGGCTAAGCAGATGATGTACTCCATCAGTGAACTGAAGCTATTGCCAGGGTTTCCGGTGGAGTCCTATACCAGATTGAGCAAATTGCTTTGTGCATTACCCAATACCAAAACCAAAGTGAATATTAATTCACTAACGGAGCAGCAGGCCCCACTGCTTTCAGGATTATTTTTAGGCGAGCTGACGGTTGATGATGCCAGCCAATTGATTAGCAAGCGACCTGATAGCGGATGGGAAACTATTGAAGCATTCAGAGATCAGTTGGAGAAGCAGTTCCCGGTGGAAGGTAAAGAAGCCTCTGCTGATAGTTATATGACGGTGAACAGTAATTTTTTCATCGTTTATACCACCGGGCGTACGGACAATCTGACTCTGCGATTTGTTGATAATTTGTACCTAGATGAAGAGACCAGAGAGGCCAGCCGCTGGTTACATCGATATCGAACTATTGAGTAG
- the gspL gene encoding type II secretion system protein GspL, whose translation MKQALFIRLGSTPDSPVWWCALQAGVASTPERLDGWDQLSQLRSHPLSHYVCLLLPTSDLIFRRFKLPKKWALHQTPQFTWIAEDSLMGEIDDLHWTVMRRAGGELDTVAVRSVKLQQWLDACSNAGLKVIQALPDALLLPENPQGHTLVSLEDQWWVRYDTGASVVETPLLPELLVRLPQGTRRSYGDLPEGITTDEANPWQHPLLLIQERWRAERLNVLHGVFSQTDNRAEILKRWKKPLIFSVILAFCLSLFPQFAVLWNVKGRQNALAEETRQVYQRYLPGEVPPSNLKYHFEKGINKAKSGFFTQLEQLDMMKQAYPDIEVRSVKYDVKTGALTLDVSSMEKDRISAFVTQTQPIFGFTLQPGSTNPPYTGVLIGGRCCKMKEKLIAYFNARAPRERVLMVLGLITLLWGLLFYGLWIPLQNAVQDGWQAISRSQDTITWMQEQAEDRDLPTYQLIATDPKQAIEQSAAQAKVTLPQMQMAANSADIIIDSLPFSSLKSWLTTLNNTSGIRIENITMAPAGNAGEVKVQLKLAWGPGG comes from the coding sequence ATGAAACAGGCACTTTTTATCAGATTAGGTTCAACGCCGGATTCGCCCGTTTGGTGGTGCGCTCTGCAGGCTGGAGTGGCATCCACGCCCGAGCGTTTGGACGGCTGGGATCAATTATCTCAACTGCGGTCGCACCCGTTATCACATTATGTTTGCCTGTTACTTCCTACCAGCGATTTGATTTTCCGTCGTTTTAAGTTACCTAAAAAATGGGCTTTGCATCAAACCCCGCAGTTTACCTGGATAGCTGAAGACTCACTGATGGGTGAAATTGATGATTTGCACTGGACCGTTATGCGCCGTGCAGGGGGAGAACTGGATACCGTCGCGGTACGCAGCGTTAAATTACAGCAATGGTTAGATGCATGTAGCAATGCCGGGCTTAAAGTGATTCAGGCCCTACCTGATGCACTGCTGTTACCCGAAAATCCACAGGGGCATACTCTGGTTTCTCTGGAAGATCAGTGGTGGGTGCGTTATGACACCGGTGCCAGTGTGGTGGAAACCCCGTTGTTACCTGAATTGCTGGTTCGTTTACCTCAGGGAACAAGGCGCAGCTACGGTGATTTACCGGAAGGTATTACGACAGATGAAGCCAATCCGTGGCAGCATCCGTTACTGTTAATTCAGGAGCGCTGGCGGGCGGAACGGCTAAATGTACTACATGGCGTGTTTAGTCAGACTGATAACCGAGCTGAGATTTTAAAACGCTGGAAAAAACCTCTGATCTTTTCTGTAATTCTGGCTTTTTGCCTGAGTCTGTTTCCTCAGTTTGCCGTGTTGTGGAACGTTAAAGGTCGACAGAATGCTCTGGCTGAGGAAACCCGGCAGGTGTATCAACGTTATCTTCCCGGAGAGGTGCCGCCCAGCAACCTCAAATATCACTTTGAAAAGGGCATTAACAAAGCAAAAAGCGGATTTTTTACTCAATTAGAACAGCTGGATATGATGAAGCAAGCTTATCCGGATATTGAGGTTCGCTCAGTAAAATATGATGTCAAGACCGGGGCATTGACGCTGGATGTCAGCTCAATGGAAAAAGACCGGATCTCCGCGTTTGTTACACAAACTCAGCCGATTTTTGGCTTCACTTTACAGCCGGGCTCGACAAATCCGCCATACACCGGCGTTCTGATTGGGGGGAGATGTTGCAAAATGAAAGAGAAGCTAATCGCCTATTTTAACGCCAGAGCGCCGCGGGAACGGGTGTTAATGGTTTTGGGGCTGATAACCCTGCTGTGGGGACTGTTGTTTTACGGTTTGTGGATCCCTTTACAGAATGCAGTTCAGGATGGCTGGCAGGCAATTTCCCGCTCTCAGGACACCATTACCTGGATGCAGGAACAGGCAGAAGATCGGGATTTGCCTACCTATCAACTGATTGCTACCGATCCTAAACAGGCAATAGAGCAGAGTGCGGCTCAGGCAAAAGTCACGTTGCCACAGATGCAAATGGCAGCTAACAGTGCCGATATTATCATTGATAGTTTGCCTTTTTCGTCGCTAAAAAGCTGGCTGACAACGTTAAACAATACATCAGGGATTCGAATTGAAAACATCACTATGGCTCCGGCAGGCAATGCGGGAGAGGTGAAAGTTCAGTTGAAACTGGCCTGGGGACCAGGAGGATGA
- a CDS encoding prepilin peptidase, with protein MSSTEQLFFLLREEHLWLFCLLSAVLGAIVGSFLGVVIERLPLMINHRQGEPELSLAFPRSHCSQCQHVLYWWENVPIVSWLVLRGRCSQCQTAIPVRLLWIEVTTALLFCLMAILMPSPERLLSAWILIGFLLALSLIDWWHMLLPDALTQPLLWLGLLINACSGVIKLSDAVYGAVAGYLCLWLLYWLFRGLTGKEGLGYGDFKLLAALGAWLGWQVLPSLCLIAGLSGIVIGGWQAWRAGKQTPLPFGPYLSISGAIIFIFYNSHIYL; from the coding sequence ATGAGTTCAACAGAACAGCTATTTTTTCTGCTGCGAGAGGAGCATTTATGGCTGTTTTGTCTGCTAAGTGCGGTGTTGGGCGCCATTGTTGGTAGCTTTTTAGGCGTGGTGATAGAGCGTTTACCCTTGATGATTAATCACCGACAAGGGGAACCGGAACTGAGTCTGGCGTTTCCTCGCTCTCACTGTTCACAATGCCAGCACGTATTGTACTGGTGGGAGAATGTTCCCATCGTTAGCTGGCTGGTATTACGTGGGCGTTGTAGTCAGTGCCAGACTGCTATACCTGTCCGATTATTATGGATAGAGGTGACAACAGCATTGCTGTTTTGCCTGATGGCAATATTAATGCCATCACCGGAGAGGCTACTATCAGCATGGATACTGATCGGTTTTTTACTGGCGCTTAGTCTGATTGACTGGTGGCATATGTTACTGCCGGATGCATTAACACAACCGCTGCTTTGGTTGGGATTGTTAATTAATGCCTGTAGTGGTGTGATTAAATTATCTGATGCCGTTTATGGTGCCGTTGCAGGTTATCTGTGCTTATGGTTGCTCTATTGGTTGTTTCGGGGGCTGACGGGAAAAGAGGGGCTGGGCTATGGTGATTTTAAGCTACTGGCTGCATTAGGGGCATGGTTAGGATGGCAAGTGCTACCTTCTTTATGCCTTATTGCCGGATTGTCAGGCATCGTCATCGGTGGCTGGCAAGCCTGGCGCGCAGGTAAGCAAACGCCATTACCTTTTGGCCCGTATTTAAGTATTTCCGGAGCAATAATATTTATATTTTATAATTCACATATATATCTTTAG
- a CDS encoding glycosyl hydrolase family 18 protein translates to MKLMKPNILALIIATLAVPAWAAVPGKPSLGSGNDKFAIVEVDQSAVAYKDLVKVHDGATVTVEWNIWSGDTGKTAKVLFDGKQVWSGSAGSSTGKATFTVKKGGRYQEQVEVCNDSGCTKSDSKLVIVADTDGSHLLPLTPTLKENNKSFSKHTDKVVGTYFVEWGVYDRNFPVDRIPAANINHILYGFIPICGGNGINDSLKTIEGGNSFAALERACAGTPDYQVAVHDAWAAVQKPQTGVTAWDDPYKGNFGQLMALKKAYPDLKVLPSIGGWTLSDPFYQLNDKTKRDRFVASVKDLLKTWKFFDGVDIDWEFPGGGGENPNLGNPEVDKVTYTALMRELREMMNSLSAETGRTYELTSAIGVGRDKIQDVDYASAQQYMDHIFMMSYDFYGAFSLTTLGHQTALYAPAFRPDTDYTADNGLKALLAQGADPKKLVLGVAMYGRGWSGVHGYTAGNPFSGTATGAITGTWESGNVDYRQIASKYKNGSGWTYSYDTVAEAPYVFNSSTGELITYDDARSVAAKGQYVLDKGLGGMFAWEIDADNGDLLNAMNESLLGTSSGGGGGGEVTPPAPVNQPPVATAADQNVTGPVQVTLDGSASMDPEGGKLTYQWTRVSGPTVTLTNAATSKAKFSAPAVTTDQTYVFQLKVTDDKGLSNAVEVKVVNKAPKPNQAPIVNLLDSITVASGESVTLHAQAGDPDGDTLTYQWTAPGELSAGATNTGDLTITGPVVTSETSYNVSVMVSDGKTSTQASTRVTVTPPPVPEPTPEPEPEPTPTPNPDDGTSGGGSGGGSDGGATGSCSNPVDPAAASKPAWSASKVYNGGEIVSYNNLQWKAKYWTQNNQPGFGADQWELVSKVKLSWRADIVYNGGETTSFNGSEWKAKWWTKGDEPGKGDVWVKQGASDCK, encoded by the coding sequence ATGAAATTAATGAAGCCCAATATTCTGGCATTGATTATTGCCACCCTGGCGGTTCCTGCGTGGGCTGCTGTTCCGGGTAAACCGTCATTAGGTAGCGGTAATGACAAGTTTGCTATTGTTGAAGTCGATCAGAGTGCTGTTGCTTATAAGGATTTAGTGAAGGTCCATGATGGTGCTACCGTTACTGTAGAGTGGAATATCTGGAGTGGTGATACCGGAAAAACAGCCAAAGTGTTGTTTGATGGTAAACAAGTCTGGAGTGGCTCTGCCGGGAGTAGTACAGGGAAAGCCACTTTTACCGTGAAAAAAGGTGGGCGTTATCAGGAACAGGTTGAGGTCTGTAATGATAGCGGTTGTACCAAAAGTGACAGTAAGCTTGTGATTGTTGCCGATACTGACGGTAGCCACCTACTTCCATTAACGCCAACGCTGAAAGAGAATAATAAATCTTTCAGTAAACATACGGATAAAGTTGTTGGTACCTACTTTGTAGAGTGGGGTGTTTATGACCGCAACTTCCCGGTTGATAGAATACCGGCAGCCAATATAAACCATATTCTGTATGGCTTTATTCCGATTTGTGGTGGTAATGGCATCAACGATAGTCTGAAAACCATCGAAGGTGGTAACAGCTTTGCCGCATTAGAGCGTGCCTGTGCAGGTACACCGGACTATCAAGTTGCCGTTCATGATGCCTGGGCTGCGGTTCAGAAGCCACAAACGGGTGTTACCGCCTGGGATGACCCCTACAAAGGTAACTTCGGTCAACTGATGGCGCTGAAAAAAGCCTATCCGGACCTGAAAGTACTTCCTTCGATTGGTGGATGGACACTGTCCGATCCATTCTATCAACTGAATGATAAAACCAAACGTGACCGCTTTGTCGCATCAGTAAAAGATCTCCTGAAAACCTGGAAATTCTTTGATGGTGTGGATATCGACTGGGAATTCCCGGGCGGTGGCGGTGAAAATCCAAACCTAGGCAACCCGGAAGTTGATAAAGTCACCTATACCGCGCTAATGCGCGAGTTACGTGAAATGATGAATAGCTTAAGTGCTGAAACCGGCCGCACCTATGAGTTAACCTCAGCGATTGGTGTGGGTAGAGACAAAATTCAAGACGTAGATTATGCCTCTGCTCAGCAGTACATGGACCACATCTTTATGATGAGCTATGACTTCTATGGTGCATTTAGCTTAACTACGTTGGGGCACCAGACTGCACTGTATGCACCAGCATTCAGACCGGATACTGACTATACCGCCGATAACGGATTAAAAGCCTTGTTAGCTCAAGGGGCCGATCCGAAGAAACTGGTATTGGGTGTGGCAATGTACGGTCGTGGCTGGAGTGGGGTACATGGATATACCGCAGGAAATCCATTTAGTGGTACCGCAACAGGCGCAATAACCGGTACATGGGAAAGTGGTAATGTGGACTATCGTCAAATTGCCAGTAAGTACAAAAATGGTTCCGGCTGGACCTACTCATACGATACTGTGGCGGAAGCTCCTTACGTATTCAACTCTTCAACCGGTGAGTTAATCACTTATGATGATGCTCGCTCCGTAGCAGCAAAAGGTCAGTACGTTTTGGATAAAGGTCTGGGCGGTATGTTTGCCTGGGAGATTGATGCTGATAACGGCGATCTTCTGAATGCCATGAACGAAAGCCTATTGGGCACCAGCTCTGGCGGTGGCGGCGGTGGTGAAGTTACACCTCCGGCTCCGGTTAACCAGCCTCCGGTAGCAACGGCTGCTGATCAGAACGTAACGGGTCCGGTACAAGTTACCCTTGATGGTTCAGCCTCTATGGATCCTGAAGGTGGCAAGTTAACTTATCAATGGACTCGTGTTTCCGGGCCAACCGTAACATTAACCAATGCTGCAACTTCAAAAGCGAAGTTCAGTGCACCGGCGGTTACCACCGATCAAACCTATGTATTCCAGTTGAAAGTGACTGATGACAAAGGCCTGAGTAATGCGGTTGAAGTGAAAGTCGTTAACAAAGCGCCTAAGCCAAATCAGGCTCCAATAGTGAATCTGCTTGATAGCATCACCGTCGCGTCTGGTGAATCGGTCACGTTACATGCGCAAGCGGGTGACCCAGATGGTGATACCCTGACCTATCAGTGGACAGCTCCGGGAGAGTTATCAGCAGGGGCGACTAATACTGGTGATTTAACTATCACCGGGCCGGTTGTTACTTCAGAAACCAGCTATAACGTATCGGTAATGGTCAGCGATGGTAAAACCAGTACTCAAGCCAGTACTCGCGTTACCGTAACGCCTCCTCCTGTACCGGAACCAACGCCTGAACCAGAGCCAGAACCAACGCCAACACCGAACCCGGATGATGGTACCAGTGGTGGTGGCAGTGGCGGCGGAAGTGATGGTGGAGCAACCGGTAGCTGTAGTAACCCAGTTGACCCGGCCGCTGCCAGTAAACCAGCATGGTCAGCCTCTAAGGTTTACAACGGCGGTGAGATAGTTAGCTATAACAACCTGCAATGGAAAGCGAAGTACTGGACGCAAAACAACCAACCTGGCTTTGGTGCCGATCAGTGGGAGCTGGTCAGTAAAGTCAAATTGTCCTGGCGTGCAGATATTGTTTATAACGGTGGTGAAACCACTTCCTTTAATGGCTCCGAGTGGAAAGCCAAATGGTGGACCAAGGGCGACGAGCCTGGCAAAGGTGATGTTTGGGTTAAACAAGGCGCTTCTGATTGTAAATAA